The Methylomicrobium lacus LW14 genome window below encodes:
- a CDS encoding lipopolysaccharide biosynthesis protein has protein sequence MSAHGYGQLVTILSTMFIPSVAVAKWGAEGYGYWVTLSALAQFFLMADFGAATALSNQLCLKTARTAEEAWILVRNVLRDFILKALSTVVIIVAISLFVWSYYAHERAPEQAMQLAVVFVSLAISAALQPLIGIYCAVWRFIGKNAAGIFVSNTVRSIELMGIVGCALMGRGILTAAVTALALRFIAASVAIIHTPRLLLRGSVARKTGRSKKRNKNANVELVSVKQAGHGFMLISLSQQLALHAPVLLISAILGPTSAAVFAACRTISRLPVQPLTVVLASLNPEFTDLVASRQLAQLAKIVRRVLVAAIAVSLMVGVAAVFYANVLERVWLAGKLNLDLSVLIALCIAASFYIGGQVLNQTLTAANRTRNQSRQFIVVTTLMIVLMLPLLIFTNQMLWVAVLLLISESLMAVLLIRRYSIFLSSQYIT, from the coding sequence ATGTCAGCTCACGGCTATGGTCAGCTGGTGACCATTTTGTCCACGATGTTCATTCCGTCTGTGGCCGTTGCAAAGTGGGGAGCAGAAGGTTATGGCTATTGGGTGACCCTGTCGGCGCTGGCTCAGTTTTTTCTGATGGCAGATTTTGGGGCGGCAACAGCCTTGTCAAATCAGCTATGTTTGAAGACTGCGCGCACTGCAGAGGAGGCGTGGATCCTAGTTCGCAATGTGCTTCGTGACTTCATTCTTAAGGCATTGTCTACTGTTGTAATCATTGTGGCTATTTCTTTATTTGTTTGGTCCTACTATGCGCATGAGAGAGCACCCGAACAGGCTATGCAGTTAGCAGTTGTCTTTGTGTCATTAGCGATATCCGCTGCTTTGCAACCACTGATTGGAATTTATTGTGCGGTTTGGCGTTTCATTGGAAAAAATGCAGCCGGTATATTTGTCAGCAATACGGTCCGATCAATCGAATTAATGGGGATCGTAGGTTGTGCCTTGATGGGGCGAGGGATTTTAACTGCAGCTGTTACAGCTTTAGCTTTAAGATTCATTGCTGCGTCAGTGGCTATTATCCATACTCCAAGGTTGCTATTGAGAGGTAGTGTTGCAAGAAAAACAGGTCGGAGCAAAAAGCGGAACAAGAATGCTAATGTGGAATTGGTTTCAGTCAAGCAGGCTGGACATGGGTTTATGCTGATATCTTTATCACAACAATTAGCCTTGCATGCCCCCGTACTTCTTATATCGGCCATACTGGGGCCGACTTCTGCTGCGGTCTTCGCCGCATGTCGTACCATTTCGCGGCTTCCTGTTCAGCCCCTTACAGTGGTTTTGGCTTCACTTAATCCTGAATTTACTGATTTGGTTGCCAGCAGACAACTTGCACAGTTAGCGAAGATCGTTCGCAGAGTGTTAGTTGCTGCAATCGCCGTATCGCTGATGGTTGGGGTAGCGGCTGTGTTTTATGCGAATGTCCTAGAGCGGGTTTGGTTGGCAGGGAAATTGAATTTGGATTTGAGCGTGTTGATTGCACTATGTATTGCAGCGTCCTTTTACATTGGCGGGCAAGTGCTTAACCAAACCTTGACGGCTGCTAATCGAACACGGAACCAGAGCAGGCAATTTATAGTGGTGACTACTCTAATGATTGTCTTGATGTTGCCTTTATTGATTTTTACAAATCAAATGCTATGGGTTGCTGTATTGCTTCTCATTTCCGAAAGTCTTATGGCTGTTCTATTGATTCGACGATATTCGATTTTTTTGTCTAGTCAATACATTACATAA